In Erigeron canadensis isolate Cc75 chromosome 1, C_canadensis_v1, whole genome shotgun sequence, a single window of DNA contains:
- the LOC122588683 gene encoding uncharacterized protein LOC122588683, translating to MKSTDELLDTSIMFLEICSNTTEIISQTLQQIRDIGCGLRRNRGSSGIEDIIANYTVIRSKVKREVKGSGANLKQIEKMICSSPFMANSENDSLTSVFRAFKEITALSIFIFQLLLVYLAMPSLKIKSSKRHRWTRFISNGKVVPEEMAGTNVNELQHLDATLFRYGKSDNQEFIQVAPKKLEALEAILEGIGSHIHLISRRLIGTRASLLNIVSFY from the coding sequence ATGAAATCGACAGATGAACTGCTCGATACATCTATAATGTTCTTGGAAATTTGCAGTAATACAACTGAAATAATCTCTCAGACATTACAGCAAATTAGAGATATTGGTTGTGGTTTACGAAGAAATAGAGGATCATCCGGCATTGAAGACATCATTGCCAATTACACTGTAATCAGAAGTAAAGTGAAAAGAGAGGTAAAAGGATCTGGGGCGAATTTAAAGCAAATAGAGAAGATGATATGTAGTAGTCCCTTCATGGCAAATTCAGAAAATGACAGTCTCACCTCGGTATTCCGGGCTTTTAAAGAAATTACAGCGTTGAGCATATTTATTTTCCAACTATTGCTTGTATATTTGGCAATGCcatctttaaaaataaagtcATCAAAAAGGCATAGATGGACAAGATTCATTTCCAATGGTAAAGTGGTACCTGAAGAGATGGCTGGCACCAATGTAAATGAGTTACAACACCTTGATGCAACACTATTTAGATACGGTAAAAGTGACAATCAAGAATTTATCCAAGTCGCACCGAAGAAACTAGAGGCATTGGAGGCTATTCTTGAAGGCATCGGTTCTCACATACACTTGATTTCAAGACGGCTGATTGGAACCCGAGCTTCTCTTCTTAACATTGTCTCTTTCTactaa